From the genome of Ananas comosus cultivar F153 linkage group 16, ASM154086v1, whole genome shotgun sequence, one region includes:
- the LOC109722086 gene encoding uncharacterized protein LOC109722086 produces the protein MYKHTVLLALMREATHKELKHPCATRFASNFLVLQSLVDVENELRLFVASAEWRESNLNKSRQAKKVTELVQNNEFWNRAKEVLQALVPIVRVLRLVDGEGSTSGYLYDAMERAKEAIKCRLGNNQNKFMRIWDLFDERRNENIIHPIHAAAALLNPAYMCREGFRESREMKDGIGFMFENLILPEEKEDFLKQVQLYRSRSTLIFNSTALMMLKTSHPRVWWDYCGDPLPLLRKNVVRILSQPCSSSSCERNWSTYETARAKKRNRLSSEILDNLVYTIRNTLAMKKWSTLESQDLEPIDLEKLHELSEYIDNGKGGDGDDGVEIKENSLTNLDLL, from the exons ATGTACAAGCACACCGTTCTCTTGGCATTGATGCGAGAAGCTACTCACAAAGAATTAAAGCATCCATGTGCTACAAGATTTGCTTCAAATTTTCTTGTGTTGCAATCACTTGTAGATGTTGAGAATGAATTAAGGCTTTTTGTTGCTTCTGCTGAATGGAGAGAAAGTAACTTAAATAAAAGTCGGCAAGCAAAGAAAGTAACTGAGCTAGTCCAAAATAATGAATTTTGGAATAGAGCAAAGGAGGTCCTACAAGCTTTAGTGCCTATTGTTCGAGTCCTACGTTTAGTTGATGGTGAGGGATCTACTTCTGGATACTTATATGATGCTATGGAAAGAGCCAAAGAAGCAATCAAGTGTCGCTTGGgtaataatcaaaataaattcaTGCGCATATGGGATTTATTTGATGAAAGAAGAAATGAAAATATTATACATCCTATACATGCAGCTGCAGCTCTTCTGAATCCAGCTTATATGTGTCGTGAAGGGTTTAGAGAAAGTCGAGAGATGAAAGATGGCATAGGTTTCATGTTTGAGAATTTAATTCTTCCAGAGGAGAAAGaagattttttaaaacaagTACAACTTTATCgttctagatcaactttaattttCAATTCTACGGCATTGATGATGTTAAAAACCTCACATCCTC GAGTTTGGTGGGATTATTGTGGTGATCCACTTCCATTGCTAAGAAAAAATGTCGTTCGTATTTTAAGCCAACCATGTAGTTCTTCATCCTGTGAGAGAAATTGGAGTACCTATGAAACAGCACgagcaaagaaaagaaatagattATCTTCGGAAATATTAGATAATCTTGTTTATACTATAAGGAATACATTAGCAATGAAAAAGTGGTCCACTTTGGAATCACAAGATTTGGAGCCTATTGATTTAGAAAAACTTCATGAACTTTCGGAGTATATAGATAATGGAAAAGGTGGAGATGGAGACGACGGCgtagaaattaaagaaaattcaTTAACTAACCTCGACCTTTTGTAG